One window of Ralstonia pickettii DTP0602 genomic DNA carries:
- a CDS encoding flavin reductase, with amino-acid sequence MSDPAPAPAHFRLPVELPKAYRLLNHGPTVLVSAAAGGKRNIMAAAWAMPLDFSPPKVAVVLDKSTWTRKLLEESGEFVLQVPTVSQVDLTETLGSSSGLALMEQDGTDKFDAYGLGTFTGMTVGAPLLEGCAAWLECRLLHEPATQQTYDLFLGEVVAAQADSRVFSNGRWHFDGHDGLRTIHHVAGGHFLVDGAAVDARPLAPRPAG; translated from the coding sequence ATGTCCGACCCCGCGCCCGCTCCCGCACATTTCCGCCTTCCCGTCGAACTGCCGAAAGCCTATCGCCTGCTCAATCACGGCCCGACCGTGCTGGTCAGTGCCGCAGCCGGCGGCAAGCGCAATATCATGGCCGCCGCCTGGGCCATGCCGCTGGATTTCTCTCCACCCAAGGTGGCGGTGGTGCTGGACAAGAGCACCTGGACCCGCAAGCTGTTGGAAGAGAGCGGCGAATTCGTGCTGCAGGTGCCTACCGTGAGCCAGGTCGACCTGACCGAGACGCTCGGCTCGAGCTCCGGCCTGGCGCTGATGGAGCAGGATGGTACCGACAAGTTCGACGCTTACGGGCTAGGGACTTTCACTGGCATGACGGTCGGCGCGCCGCTGCTCGAGGGCTGCGCCGCCTGGCTGGAATGCCGGCTGCTGCACGAGCCAGCCACACAGCAGACCTACGACCTGTTCCTCGGCGAGGTCGTCGCCGCACAGGCGGACTCGCGCGTGTTCAGCAACGGGCGCTGGCATTTCGACGGGCATGACGGACTGCGCACCATCCACCACGTGGCCGGCGGCCATTTCCTGGTCGATGGCGCGGCGGTCGATGCGCGGCCGCTGGCGCCCCGCCCGGCCGGCTGA
- a CDS encoding membrane protein (K08973: K08973; putative membrane protein), which yields MLWVKALHIVFVVSWFAGLFYLPRIFVNLALETDAASTQRLLLMARKLFRFMTMLAVPALVFGLWLYLGYGIGRGAGQGWMHAKLGLVLVLIGYHHGCGVLLRKFEAGRNTRSHKFYRWFNELPVLVLLAVVILVVVKPF from the coding sequence ATGCTCTGGGTTAAAGCGCTGCATATCGTCTTCGTCGTTTCATGGTTCGCCGGCCTGTTCTACCTGCCGCGCATCTTCGTCAACCTGGCGCTGGAGACCGACGCCGCCAGCACACAGCGACTGTTGCTGATGGCGCGCAAGCTGTTCCGCTTCATGACCATGCTGGCGGTGCCGGCGCTGGTGTTCGGGCTGTGGCTGTACCTGGGCTACGGCATCGGTCGCGGCGCGGGGCAGGGATGGATGCACGCCAAGCTGGGGCTGGTGCTGGTGCTGATCGGCTACCACCACGGCTGCGGCGTGCTGCTGCGCAAGTTCGAGGCGGGACGCAATACGCGCTCCCACAAGTTTTATCGCTGGTTCAACGAGCTGCCGGTGCTGGTGCTGCTGGCGGTGGTGATCCTGGTGGTGGTCAAGCCGTTCTGA
- a CDS encoding membrane protein SmpA (K06186: smpA; small protein A), with amino-acid sequence MRYTRSSAMRPTLVVSLLAAALLAGACSAYDSTSRKVANAITPYRINIVQGNFVSREAASQLREGMTRDQVKFLLGTPLLTDVFHANRWDYVFSFRRGNASVVQQRRYTVFFDGDRLVKFGGDELPSEYELIAEIDGMKKALKDQTPGKISTTSAATAQAEPQTTVENFVPRQVQQPAPEAAAGAAAPAAEAAAPAAAAPAPASVPAEAAKPAN; translated from the coding sequence ATGCGTTATACCCGTTCGTCCGCCATGCGCCCGACGCTGGTTGTTTCCCTGCTGGCCGCGGCCCTGCTGGCCGGCGCCTGTTCGGCCTACGATTCCACCTCGCGCAAGGTAGCCAACGCCATCACGCCGTACCGGATCAATATTGTGCAGGGCAACTTTGTCTCGCGCGAAGCCGCCTCGCAGTTGCGCGAAGGCATGACGCGCGACCAGGTCAAGTTCCTGCTCGGCACGCCGCTGCTGACCGATGTGTTCCACGCCAACCGCTGGGACTACGTGTTTTCGTTCCGCCGCGGCAATGCCTCGGTGGTACAGCAGCGCCGCTATACGGTGTTCTTCGATGGCGACCGGCTGGTCAAGTTTGGCGGCGACGAGCTGCCCTCCGAATACGAGCTGATCGCCGAAATCGACGGCATGAAGAAGGCGCTGAAGGACCAGACGCCGGGCAAGATCTCCACCACCAGCGCGGCGACCGCCCAGGCCGAGCCGCAGACCACGGTGGAGAACTTCGTGCCGCGGCAGGTACAGCAGCCTGCGCCGGAAGCGGCCGCGGGGGCAGCGGCTCCGGCGGCTGAAGCTGCCGCACCGGCAGCCGCCGCCCCGGCACCGGCCAGCGTGCCGGCCGAGGCCGCCAAGCCGGCCAACTGA
- a CDS encoding dihydrodipicolinate reductase (catalyzes the reduction of 2,3-dihydrodipicolinate to 2,3,4,5-tetrahydrodipicolinate in lysine and diaminopimelate biosynthesis~K00215: dapB; 4-hydroxy-tetrahydrodipicolinate reductase [EC:1.17.1.8]), translating to MNIAIAGASGRMGRMLIEHVLNTEGVSLAGALDVPGSPALGQDAGLLLGRHTGVAITADVEACLKGADCLIDFTRPEGTLAHLEVAKKLGVKMVIGTTGFDDAGKSALAEGAKSVGIVFAANMSVGVNATFKLLEVAAKLLSSGYDIEVIEAHHRFKVDAPSGTALKMGEVIADALGRDLKTCAVYAREGHTGERDPNSIGFATVRGGDIVGDHTVMFAGIGERIEISHKSSSRQSYADGAVRAARFLADKPTGLFDMQDVLGLK from the coding sequence ATGAACATCGCCATCGCAGGCGCATCCGGCCGCATGGGCCGCATGCTGATCGAACACGTGCTGAACACCGAGGGCGTGAGCCTGGCGGGCGCGCTCGACGTGCCGGGATCGCCGGCGCTGGGCCAGGACGCGGGCCTGCTGCTGGGCCGCCATACCGGCGTGGCCATCACCGCCGACGTGGAAGCCTGCCTGAAGGGGGCCGACTGCCTGATCGACTTCACCCGTCCCGAAGGCACGCTGGCGCACCTGGAAGTGGCAAAGAAGCTGGGCGTGAAGATGGTGATCGGCACCACCGGCTTCGACGACGCCGGCAAGTCCGCGCTGGCCGAGGGCGCGAAGTCGGTCGGCATCGTCTTTGCCGCGAACATGAGCGTGGGCGTAAATGCCACCTTCAAGCTGCTGGAAGTGGCGGCCAAGCTGCTGTCGAGCGGCTATGACATCGAGGTGATCGAGGCCCACCACCGCTTCAAGGTCGATGCCCCGTCCGGCACCGCGCTGAAAATGGGCGAAGTGATCGCCGATGCGCTCGGGCGCGACCTGAAGACCTGCGCCGTCTATGCCCGCGAAGGCCATACCGGCGAGCGCGATCCCAATTCGATCGGCTTTGCCACCGTGCGCGGCGGCGATATCGTCGGAGACCATACCGTGATGTTCGCCGGCATCGGCGAGCGCATCGAGATCAGCCACAAGTCGTCCAGCCGCCAGTCGTATGCCGACGGTGCCGTGCGCGCCGCCCGTTTCCTGGCCGACAAGCCCACCGGCCTGTTCGACATGCAGGACGTGCTCGGCCTGAAGTAA
- a CDS encoding rare lipoprotein B (K03643: lptE, rlpB; LPS-assembly lipoprotein), whose translation MKRLNMGRRKVLAAMLAVPAMGLLAGCGFHMRGNADFAFKRLYIGIPPNSLMGADLRRAIRGGSDTQVVADQKEADALLDVLQDSRTKSILSITTEGVVREYRLTQRFVFRLRDAAGKELIPPSQLVLTRDLTYNEANTLAKDYEEQQLYRDMQRDIVQQLMRRLAAVKAI comes from the coding sequence ATGAAGCGACTGAACATGGGGCGCCGCAAGGTGCTCGCGGCAATGCTGGCGGTGCCGGCAATGGGCCTGCTGGCCGGCTGCGGCTTCCACATGCGCGGCAACGCGGATTTCGCGTTCAAGCGGCTCTATATCGGGATTCCGCCCAATTCGCTGATGGGCGCCGACCTGCGTCGCGCCATCCGCGGCGGGTCTGACACCCAGGTGGTGGCAGACCAGAAGGAAGCCGACGCGCTGCTGGACGTGCTGCAGGACAGCCGCACCAAGTCGATCCTGTCGATTACGACCGAAGGCGTGGTGCGCGAATACCGCCTGACACAGCGCTTCGTCTTCCGGCTGCGCGACGCCGCCGGCAAGGAACTGATCCCGCCGTCGCAGCTGGTACTGACGCGCGACCTGACCTACAACGAAGCCAACACGCTGGCCAAGGACTACGAAGAACAGCAGCTGTACCGCGACATGCAACGCGATATCGTGCAGCAGCTGATGCGCCGGCTGGCCGCCGTCAAGGCCATCTGA
- a CDS encoding leucyl-tRNA synthetase (K01869: LARS, leuS; leucyl-tRNA synthetase [EC:6.1.1.4]), with product MHVGGRRAAGVRCPHSNDSPGCRQASSRADVVLTVVPTMQDKYLPSAVEQAAQQHWQAIDAYRVSEHAAGPDGKEKPKFYACSMLPYPSGKLHMGHVRNYTINDVMARYLRMNGNNVLMPMGWDAFGMPAENAALNNAVAPAAWTYDNIAYMKKQMQSMGLAIDWSREVATCSPDYYRWNQWLFLKMLEKGIAYRKTGTVNWDPVDQTVLANEQVIDGRGWRSGAVVEKREIPMYYLRITDYAEELLGDLDGLGWPERVKVMQQNWIGKSVGVRFAFTHDIPGEDGKPINDGKLYVFTTRADTIMGVTFCAVAAEHPLATHAAVNNPELAAFIDECKHGSVMEADMATMEKKGMPTGLQVVHPLTGDNVDVWVGNYVLMSYGDGAVMGVPAHDERDFAFALKYKLPIRQVIDVKGQPYSTEAWQEWYADKENGTCIHSGKYDGLGYQAAVEAIAADLGAKGLGEKKVTWRLRDWGISRQRYWGTPIPLIHCDSCGVVPVPERDLPVVLPEDLVPDGTGNPLAKDPRFLQCACPSCGQPARRETDTMDTFIDSCWYYMRYTCPDAATMVDARNDYWMPMDQYIGGIEHAILHLLYARFWTKVMRDMGLVKFDEPFTNLLTQGMVLNETYYREDASGKKHWYNPAEVDLRTDERGRPLGATLKADGQPVVIGGIEKMSKSKNNGIDPQALIDQYGADTARLFVMFAAPPEQQLEWSGSGVEGASRFLRRVWNYGYANAAALRDGAGSAPTADDADLRREIHGVLKQANYDYQRIQYNTVVSATMKMLNALDDAKNASPAARRECFGILLRVLYPVVPHITHGLWEQLGYVAEAGDLLDAPWPQVDEAALVRSEIELVLQVNGKVRGSITVPADADRAAIEAVAAASETVAKFAEGKAPKKIVVVPGRLVNVVL from the coding sequence TTGCACGTTGGCGGGCGCCGCGCAGCTGGCGTCCGCTGCCCACATTCCAACGATTCCCCCGGATGCCGGCAGGCCAGTAGCCGCGCAGACGTTGTCCTGACTGTTGTCCCGACCATGCAAGACAAATACCTTCCTTCCGCCGTTGAACAAGCCGCCCAGCAGCACTGGCAAGCCATCGACGCCTATCGCGTGTCGGAGCATGCAGCCGGGCCCGACGGCAAGGAAAAGCCCAAGTTCTATGCCTGCTCGATGCTGCCGTATCCGTCGGGCAAGCTGCATATGGGCCATGTACGCAACTACACCATCAACGACGTGATGGCGCGCTACCTGCGCATGAACGGCAACAACGTGCTGATGCCGATGGGCTGGGACGCCTTCGGCATGCCGGCGGAAAACGCCGCGCTCAACAACGCTGTGGCACCGGCGGCCTGGACCTACGACAACATCGCTTACATGAAGAAGCAGATGCAGTCGATGGGCCTGGCGATCGACTGGTCGCGCGAAGTCGCCACCTGCAGCCCGGACTATTACCGCTGGAACCAGTGGCTGTTCCTGAAGATGCTGGAAAAGGGCATCGCCTACCGCAAGACCGGCACCGTCAACTGGGATCCGGTAGACCAGACCGTGCTGGCCAACGAGCAGGTCATCGACGGCCGCGGCTGGCGCTCGGGCGCAGTGGTGGAAAAGCGCGAGATCCCGATGTACTACCTGCGCATCACCGACTATGCGGAGGAGCTGCTGGGCGACCTCGACGGCCTCGGCTGGCCCGAGCGCGTCAAGGTGATGCAGCAGAACTGGATCGGCAAGAGCGTGGGCGTGCGCTTTGCCTTCACCCATGACATCCCGGGCGAGGACGGCAAGCCGATCAACGACGGCAAGCTGTACGTGTTCACCACGCGCGCCGACACCATCATGGGCGTGACCTTCTGCGCGGTCGCTGCCGAGCACCCGCTGGCCACGCACGCTGCCGTGAACAACCCCGAACTGGCTGCCTTCATCGACGAATGCAAGCACGGCTCGGTCATGGAAGCCGACATGGCGACCATGGAGAAGAAGGGCATGCCGACCGGGCTGCAGGTCGTGCACCCGCTGACCGGCGACAATGTCGACGTATGGGTCGGCAACTACGTGCTGATGAGCTACGGTGACGGCGCCGTGATGGGCGTGCCGGCGCACGACGAGCGCGACTTTGCTTTCGCGCTCAAGTACAAGCTGCCAATCCGGCAGGTCATCGACGTGAAGGGCCAGCCGTATTCGACCGAAGCCTGGCAGGAGTGGTACGCCGACAAGGAAAACGGTACCTGCATCCATAGCGGCAAGTACGACGGCCTCGGCTACCAGGCCGCGGTCGAGGCGATCGCCGCCGACCTGGGCGCCAAGGGCCTGGGCGAGAAGAAGGTGACCTGGCGCCTGCGCGACTGGGGCATTTCGCGCCAGCGCTACTGGGGCACGCCGATCCCGCTGATCCACTGCGACAGCTGCGGCGTGGTGCCGGTGCCGGAGCGGGACCTGCCGGTGGTGCTGCCCGAAGACCTGGTGCCGGACGGCACCGGCAATCCGCTGGCCAAGGATCCGCGCTTCCTGCAGTGCGCCTGCCCGTCGTGCGGCCAGCCGGCGCGCCGCGAGACCGACACGATGGATACCTTCATCGATTCGTGCTGGTACTACATGCGCTATACGTGCCCGGACGCGGCCACCATGGTCGATGCCCGCAACGACTACTGGATGCCGATGGACCAGTACATCGGCGGCATCGAGCACGCGATCCTGCACCTGCTGTACGCGCGCTTCTGGACCAAGGTCATGCGCGACATGGGCCTGGTCAAGTTCGACGAGCCCTTTACCAACCTGCTGACGCAGGGCATGGTGCTCAACGAGACCTACTATCGCGAGGACGCCTCGGGCAAGAAGCACTGGTACAACCCCGCCGAGGTCGACCTGCGCACCGACGAGCGTGGCCGCCCGCTGGGCGCCACGCTGAAGGCCGACGGCCAGCCGGTGGTGATCGGCGGCATCGAGAAGATGTCGAAGTCCAAGAACAATGGCATCGACCCGCAGGCGCTGATCGACCAGTACGGCGCCGATACCGCGCGCCTCTTTGTGATGTTCGCCGCGCCGCCCGAGCAGCAGCTCGAGTGGAGTGGTTCGGGCGTGGAGGGCGCATCGCGCTTCCTGCGCCGCGTGTGGAACTACGGTTATGCCAACGCTGCCGCGCTGCGCGACGGTGCCGGCAGCGCGCCGACGGCCGACGATGCCGACCTGCGCCGCGAGATCCACGGCGTGCTCAAGCAGGCCAACTACGACTACCAGCGCATCCAGTACAACACCGTGGTCTCCGCCACGATGAAGATGCTGAACGCGCTGGACGACGCCAAGAACGCTTCGCCGGCCGCGCGCCGCGAGTGCTTCGGCATCCTGCTGCGCGTGCTGTACCCGGTGGTGCCGCATATTACCCACGGCCTGTGGGAGCAGCTGGGCTACGTGGCCGAAGCCGGCGACCTGCTTGACGCGCCGTGGCCGCAGGTCGACGAAGCCGCGCTGGTGCGCAGCGAGATCGAACTGGTGCTGCAGGTCAATGGCAAGGTGCGCGGCAGCATCACCGTGCCGGCCGACGCCGACCGCGCCGCCATCGAGGCGGTTGCTGCCGCCAGCGAGACCGTGGCCAAGTTTGCCGAAGGCAAGGCGCCCAAGAAGATCGTGGTCGTGCCCGGCCGCCTGGTCAACGTTGTGTTGTAA
- a CDS encoding DNA polymerase III subunit delta (K02340: DPO3D1, holA; DNA polymerase III subunit delta [EC:2.7.7.7]), translated as MQLKLDGLDAHLKQAKAKAKGLAPLYVVYGDEHLLVLEAVDRLRAAAREAGFSEREVLAAERGFHWGQLVEAQQSMSLFGDRKIVELRIPSGKPGKDGGEALRAVAAQPSPDVVLIVTLPRLDFATSKSAWFQALEGAGVSIKVDTVDRTRLPAWVGERLALQQQRVEGGEPGRRALQFIADKVEGNLLAAHQEIQKLGLLYPPGELSFDQVQDAVLNVARYDVFKLSEAMLSGDVPRLVRMLEGLRGEGEATVLVLWALTEEIRVLSKVRQGLAAGKPAGVLMRELRVWGPRERLVPQAAQRLAQPRLEAALAMAARLDRQVKGLSDLPPPGSSALPAEPWDGLQQLALMIAR; from the coding sequence ATGCAACTCAAGCTCGACGGGCTCGACGCACACCTGAAGCAGGCCAAGGCCAAGGCCAAGGGCCTGGCGCCGCTGTACGTGGTGTACGGCGACGAGCACCTGCTGGTGCTGGAAGCGGTCGACCGCCTGCGTGCGGCGGCGCGCGAAGCCGGCTTTTCCGAGCGCGAGGTGCTGGCGGCCGAACGCGGCTTCCACTGGGGCCAGCTGGTCGAGGCGCAGCAGTCGATGTCGCTGTTTGGCGACCGCAAGATCGTCGAGCTGCGCATTCCCTCGGGCAAGCCCGGCAAGGACGGCGGCGAGGCGCTGCGCGCCGTGGCGGCGCAGCCGTCGCCCGACGTGGTGCTCATCGTCACGCTGCCGCGCCTGGATTTCGCCACTTCCAAGTCCGCGTGGTTTCAGGCGCTCGAGGGCGCCGGCGTGTCGATCAAGGTCGACACGGTGGACCGCACCCGGCTGCCGGCCTGGGTCGGCGAGCGGCTGGCGCTGCAGCAGCAGCGCGTCGAGGGCGGCGAGCCCGGGCGGCGCGCGCTGCAGTTCATCGCCGACAAGGTGGAAGGCAACCTGCTGGCCGCGCACCAGGAAATCCAGAAGCTAGGGCTGCTGTACCCGCCAGGCGAACTGAGCTTCGACCAGGTCCAGGACGCGGTGCTGAACGTGGCCCGCTACGACGTCTTCAAGCTGTCCGAGGCGATGCTTTCGGGCGATGTGCCGCGCCTGGTGCGCATGCTCGAAGGGCTGCGCGGCGAGGGCGAGGCCACGGTGCTGGTGCTGTGGGCGCTGACCGAGGAAATTCGCGTATTATCCAAGGTCCGGCAAGGCCTCGCGGCCGGCAAGCCGGCGGGCGTACTGATGCGCGAGCTGCGCGTCTGGGGCCCGCGCGAGCGGCTGGTGCCGCAGGCCGCGCAGCGGCTGGCGCAGCCACGGCTGGAAGCGGCGCTGGCCATGGCCGCGCGGCTGGACCGGCAGGTCAAGGGCCTGTCCGACCTGCCGCCACCGGGCAGCAGCGCGCTGCCGGCCGAGCCATGGGACGGCCTGCAGCAGCTGGCGCTGATGATCGCACGCTGA
- a CDS encoding LysR family transcriptional regulator, whose translation MVNVDTKLLVIFTELLSKRNATYVAEKMHMTAPAVSHSLGRLREIFDDPLFIRVPHGLTPTPRALELGPKIRDMLDLWSSINEGDADNFDPAIATGTLSIGFAAELGDTVFNRFVLRIKQLAPDLHIKLVESHSWETDVASMRANELDLAFSPFPTRHPEIVEEMVTSLNLWVCARKNHPVLKNHCTLEQYLDCGHIFMAHSGGAGRPAPSLIPLDYALQQRGLKRNATLTVHSWRAQAELAAQTDMIFTVNALTKDMACETYGLKAFHLPAELNTTLGLNMFWHRSRNTHPMLVWARSLFRQVVGEFVGLPPARPARVVTEQDLQDLQAP comes from the coding sequence ATGGTGAACGTAGACACAAAGCTTTTAGTGATCTTCACCGAGCTGCTGAGTAAGCGGAACGCCACTTACGTCGCGGAAAAAATGCATATGACTGCGCCCGCGGTGTCGCATTCGCTGGGCAGGCTGCGCGAAATCTTTGACGATCCACTCTTCATCCGCGTTCCGCACGGCCTTACACCGACGCCGCGCGCGCTCGAGCTGGGCCCCAAGATCCGCGACATGCTGGACCTGTGGTCGTCGATTAACGAGGGTGACGCGGACAATTTCGATCCGGCCATCGCCACCGGCACGCTGAGCATCGGCTTTGCCGCTGAGCTCGGCGATACCGTATTTAACCGCTTCGTGCTGCGCATCAAGCAACTGGCGCCGGACCTGCATATCAAGCTGGTCGAGTCCCATTCCTGGGAAACCGACGTGGCTTCGATGCGCGCCAATGAGCTCGACCTGGCATTTTCGCCGTTCCCGACCCGGCATCCGGAAATCGTCGAGGAGATGGTGACGTCGCTGAACCTGTGGGTTTGCGCGCGCAAGAATCATCCAGTACTGAAGAACCACTGCACGCTCGAGCAATACCTGGATTGTGGCCATATCTTCATGGCGCATTCCGGTGGTGCGGGGCGCCCGGCGCCGTCGCTGATCCCGCTCGACTACGCGCTGCAGCAGCGCGGGCTCAAGCGCAACGCGACGCTGACCGTGCATTCCTGGCGCGCCCAGGCCGAGTTGGCCGCGCAGACCGACATGATCTTCACGGTCAACGCGCTGACCAAGGACATGGCCTGCGAGACCTACGGGCTGAAGGCCTTCCATCTGCCAGCGGAGCTGAACACAACACTGGGCCTGAACATGTTCTGGCACCGCAGCCGCAATACCCACCCGATGCTGGTGTGGGCGCGCAGCCTGTTCCGCCAGGTGGTGGGTGAGTTCGTCGGCCTGCCGCCGGCACGTCCGGCGCGCGTGGTGACCGAGCAGGATCTGCAGGACCTGCAGGCGCCCTGA
- a CDS encoding Fur family transcriptional regulator (K03711: fur; Fur family transcriptional regulator, ferric uptake regulator) codes for MPSPADLKNIGLKATVPRLKILEIFQTSEQRHLSAEDVYRILLNEHMDIGLATVYRVLTQFEQAGLLSRNNFESGKAIFELNEGKHHDHLVCLDCGRVEEFFDSEIEHRQQSIARERGFTLQEHALSLYGNCTKTNCPHRPKR; via the coding sequence ATGCCGAGTCCGGCTGACCTCAAGAACATCGGCCTGAAGGCAACCGTGCCCAGGCTGAAGATTCTTGAAATTTTTCAGACCAGCGAACAGCGGCACCTGAGCGCGGAAGACGTCTACCGTATCCTGCTGAACGAGCATATGGATATCGGCCTGGCCACCGTTTACCGCGTGCTGACGCAGTTCGAGCAGGCTGGCCTGCTGTCGCGCAACAACTTCGAATCGGGAAAGGCGATTTTCGAACTCAACGAAGGCAAGCACCATGACCATCTGGTGTGCCTCGACTGCGGCCGTGTTGAGGAATTCTTCGATTCCGAGATCGAGCACCGCCAGCAAAGCATCGCGCGCGAGCGCGGCTTTACCTTGCAGGAACACGCACTTTCGCTGTACGGCAACTGCACCAAAACAAACTGTCCCCACAGACCCAAACGATAA
- the proA gene encoding gamma-glutamyl phosphate reductase (Catalyzes the phosphorylation of L-glutamate during the proline biosynthesis pathway~K00147: proA; glutamate-5-semialdehyde dehydrogenase [EC:1.2.1.41]) — translation MNELDLNQYMDRVGRQARAASRAMARASTADKNRALLTIAAAIRRDADKLKAVNARDVERARANGQDAAFVDRLTLSDKAIATMAAGLEQIAGLADPIGEISNMKFRPTGIQVGQMRVPLGVIGIIYESRPNVTIDAAALCLKSGNATILRGGSEAIESNTALAALVAEGLAEAGLPSEAVQVIGTTDRAAVGRLITMTEYVDVIVPRGGKSLIARLMEEARVPMIKHLDGICHVYIDADADLDKAVRVCDNAKTQRYAPCNTMETLLVSQDIAAAALPPLCRIYQDKGVELRVCPATRATLEAAGFTGLVDAAEEDWRLEYLAPILAIKTVAGLDEAIAHINEYGSHHTDSIITENYSTGMRFIREVDSASVMINASTRFADGFEYGLGAEIGISNDKLHARGPVGLEGLTSLKYVVFGHGEIRT, via the coding sequence ATGAACGAGCTCGACCTCAACCAATACATGGACCGCGTCGGCCGCCAGGCCCGCGCGGCGTCGCGCGCGATGGCGCGTGCCTCCACGGCCGACAAGAACCGTGCGCTGCTGACCATCGCTGCCGCTATCCGCCGCGATGCCGACAAGCTCAAGGCCGTCAACGCGCGCGATGTCGAGCGCGCCCGCGCCAACGGCCAGGACGCCGCCTTCGTCGACCGCCTGACGCTGTCGGACAAGGCCATTGCCACCATGGCCGCGGGCCTGGAGCAGATCGCCGGGCTGGCCGACCCGATCGGCGAGATCTCGAACATGAAGTTCCGCCCGACCGGCATCCAGGTCGGCCAGATGCGCGTGCCGCTGGGCGTGATCGGCATCATCTATGAGTCGCGCCCCAACGTGACCATCGACGCGGCGGCGCTGTGCCTGAAGTCGGGCAACGCCACCATCCTGCGCGGCGGCTCCGAGGCGATCGAATCGAACACCGCGCTGGCCGCGCTGGTGGCCGAAGGCCTGGCCGAAGCCGGGCTGCCGTCCGAGGCCGTGCAGGTGATCGGGACCACCGACCGCGCCGCCGTCGGCCGTCTCATCACCATGACCGAGTACGTCGACGTGATCGTGCCGCGCGGCGGCAAGAGCCTGATCGCGCGCCTGATGGAAGAAGCGCGCGTGCCGATGATCAAGCACCTGGATGGCATCTGTCACGTCTATATCGACGCCGATGCCGACCTCGACAAGGCCGTGCGCGTCTGCGACAACGCCAAGACCCAGCGCTACGCCCCGTGCAACACCATGGAGACGCTGCTGGTGTCGCAGGACATCGCTGCCGCCGCGCTGCCGCCGCTGTGCCGCATCTACCAGGACAAGGGCGTCGAACTGCGCGTATGCCCGGCCACCCGCGCCACGCTGGAAGCCGCTGGCTTCACCGGCCTGGTCGATGCCGCTGAGGAAGACTGGCGCCTGGAATACCTCGCGCCGATCCTCGCCATCAAGACCGTGGCGGGACTGGACGAGGCCATCGCCCATATCAACGAATACGGCTCGCACCATACCGACTCGATCATCACCGAGAACTACTCGACGGGCATGCGCTTTATCCGCGAAGTCGACTCCGCCAGCGTGATGATCAACGCCTCGACGCGCTTTGCCGATGGCTTCGAGTATGGCCTGGGCGCGGAGATCGGCATCTCCAACGACAAGCTGCACGCGCGTGGCCCGGTCGGGCTGGAAGGGCTGACTTCGTTGAAGTACGTGGTCTTCGGGCACGGCGAAATCCGCACCTGA